CGGTTGAATATATGTGTAACGCCCACTGCGCCGATGCACTGGTCTGTATTTCGAACTGTGACAAAATCACTCCGGGGATGATGATGGCGGCAATGCGTCTGAACATTCCGACGATCTTTGTCACAGGTGGCCCGATGGAATCCGGTAAAACGGTATTGGGCGGTGAAGGTATCAAGCTGGATCTGGTGGATGCGATGGTTATGGCGGCGGACGATCATTGTTCCGACAGCGACGTCGAAGAAGTTGAAATTTCGGCGTGTCCGACCTGTGGTTCCTGCTCCGGTATGTTTACTGCTAACTCGATGAACTGTCTGGCCGAAGCTTTGGGGATCGCTTTACCGGGGAACGGGACGACTTTGGCGACGCATGCTGACCGTAAGCATCTGTTTGAAGAAGCAGGACGCCGTATCGTAGAGCTGGCAAAACAGTATTACGAAAAAGACGACGCTTCAGTACTTCCGCGCTCTATCGCCACCTATGAAGCTTTTGAGAATGCGATGGCGTTGGATGTTGCTATGGGTGGGTCGACGAATACGGTTCTGCACCTGCTGGCGATTGCCCGCGAAGCCGAAGTGAAGTTTACCATGGCGGATATGGATCGAATCTCTCGCCAGATTCCTTGTCTGGTTAAGGTTGCGCCTAACTCGAAAATTTTCCATATGGAAGATGTGCATCGTGCCGGTGGTATTATGCGTATCCTCGGTGAATTGGATCGCGGCGGCCTGATTAATCGCGATGTGCATACGGTTCATGCTTCAAGCATGGGGGCGGCAATCGATCTTTGGGATATTCGCCGCACCGACGACGAAGCAATCAATACCTTCTTCAGAGCCGCTCCGGGGAATGTGCGTACCACTGAAGCCTTTAGCCAGAATAAACGCTGGAAGAGCGTTGACAGTGATCCGGTTGAAGGTTGTGTCCGCGATTTGGAACATGCTTATACCAAAGAAGGCGGTCTGGCTGTTCTTTACGGTAATATCGCACAGGACGGCTGTATTGTTAAAACGGCCGGTGTCGACGAGTCGATCTTCAAATTCTCCGGGTCTGCACGTATTTATGAATCACAGGATGCGGCGGTTGCCGGTATTCTAGGCGATGAAGTCAAAGCCGGTGAAGTGGTGATTATCCGTTACGAAGGACCGAAGGGCGGTCCGGGAATGCAGGAAATGCTGTATCCGACCAGTTACCTGAAATCGAAAGGGCTGGGTAAAGAGTGTGCGCTTCTGACCGACGGTCGTTTCTCCGGCGGGACTTCCGGTCTGTCGATCGGTCACGCGTCGCCTGAAGCGGCCGAAGGCGGGAATATCGGTCTGGTTGAAGATGGCGATATGATTGAAATCGATATCCCAAACCGTACAATCAATGTACAACTGACCGACGAGCAGTTGGCGGAACGCCGTCAGGCGATGGTAGCGAAAGGGAAGGATGCCTGGAAGCCGGTCAAGCCGCGCGAACGTAAAGTCAGCGCCGCACTTCGTGCCTATGCTGCCATGACGACCAGTGCCGCTTTCGGTGCTGTGCGTAATGTCGATCAGATTGAACACAATAAATTTTAATTTAAGGAGTTGCGCAAATGTTTGCCGATCAATTAACCGAAGAACAGCGTCAGGTGGTATTTGACCTTGCGGCTAACTTAGCTGCAGCTGACAATGATGTTTCTGACGAAGAAATTCAGTATCTTAAGGACTTCAGTGTTGCTTATGGTATTGAGTTCGATTTGGATAAATCCGAACTGGATATTAATGATGCGCTGAGTAAGCTGGATACCAAGAAGGCGCGTGTGATTACGTTACAGGAGCTTATTAAGCTTTCCTATAAAGATGGTCACTTCGGTAAGGAAGAGCAGGATAAGGTCTTCCTGCTGGCGCAGAAAATGGGCTTGAATAATACTGATTTACTGATGCGCATTGAAGCTTGGGTTCGTCAAGGTTTCGACTGGGTTTATGAAGGTGAGCAGATGCTCAACGAAGAGTAATCTTTGCTTTAGCAAGACATAAAAAAACCGGCGTGAGCCGGTTTTTTTATGTCCTCCTTTTTTGCCTAAGGAGATTAGTAAATAATGATTTACTGATTTTCTTTAGGCAATAAAAAAGCTCAGTTAAAAACTGAGCTTAAGTTGGAGGATAAATTCAGATTACTGACGGTAACCTGGACCGTTGATCTCCAAACCGTTTGAAATATAGGCTTGGAAGAATTCTAGGTTACGGTACTCTTCACTTTGCGGCTTAAATGGATTAGCACGCATGTTCTGGTGACATCCACCATAACGACGGTGTAGGGTACCTAGTTCCTGCCATTTCGCACGGAAAACCGGGAAGTGGGTAGTGTGACCTAGAGTCGGAGAAAGTAAATCTGCACGTGCATAGCGACCGGCGTTGTATGCGTGACACTTAGCACATGATAGGCCTAGCTGACCAACTGGCTTGATGAACATATCACGGCCTTTGTTGTAGGCTTCGCGAGCTCCATCGCTGTCAATTTTAACGTCAACTTTCTGGCCACGTGATTGATACGCGAAATAAGCACTTAGCTTGGCGATGTCGCCTTTTTTATATTTAAACGGCTTAAGTCCGGCGTCTTCACGACAGATATTGATTGCCCACTCAAGTGTTACCACCTGCTGGGTCTTCTCATCAAAGTAAGGGTAGTGCGGACGAACGTTTGCCGGATCATCACCGAAGCATTTTTCGTATACCGCTTGATCTTGCTGATACAGTTCTTCACCGGCATCAACAGAATCTAAATATGGAGGGAATTCTTCAACTGCTTCCCATTGAGCACGCTTGTCAGCGCTGTAGATATAACCACCGTCTTTGTAATCTTCAAAGGCGATTTTTGGGCTTTTTGACTTGAAAAAATCAACCAGGTTCTGACGATCTTGTTCTGGATCTACTGCAAATGCTGCAGGGCTGGTTGCGATCATTGTCACGCCTAAGGCTAGTGAGCCTAGTAAGGTCTTCTTCATTCCAATCCTCCTATGGAGAGCGTATTATATTTTTTATTATTTTTATAGTGTATGGCATTCACCCGAGAGTGAATGCCACGAATCAAGCTAAATTATTTTAGTTTGATTGAGTCTTCACCAGTTGCACCAGTGTTGTCTTTTAGGCTAACTTTAACTTCATCGCCAGCGTTAGCTTTAACTTTAACAGCCATGTATGGGTTAGCTGAAACTGCACCAGACCATTGAGCATCAATCGCTTTAGTACCGTTAACAGAAATTTCAACCATGTCGATGTACTTAGCTGGGTATGGTTTACCGGTAGCTTTGTTCATACGAGCACCAGATTCCATTGGGTGCTTGATTAGAGCTTTAATTTCAGCTACGCCACCTTTTGACTTACCACGCATACGGATTTTGATAGACATAATATTTCCTTTTAAAAAGTATGAATCTAAAGTATTAAACGGTTAAGAGTGGGGATTAACCACCACAACCACCGATTGTTACTTTAACTTCTTGTTCTGCTTTAAGAAGCTTACCGCCAGCGTTAACTACAGCAATAACGTTCATGGTTTCACCCATTTTGATACGAGTAGATACATAACCTACTGCACCAGCGGCGAAAGTATATTCACAAACCATAGGCATTGGGTTTTTGCTAGCTAGGATAGCGATAGATTCAACACCATCGATACCAGAAGCATCAACAGTAACTGGAGTAACAGCACCGTTTTCCGCGATTGCTGGCGCTTTAAGTTGTACATCACCTGAAGCAGTAGCGTTAGTAGAACCGAAAACTGCGTTTAGAGCGTCATCAGTTGTTTTTGCACCGAATGCTTTAGCATTCCAGTCAGCAGCTAGTACAGTGCTAGGCGTTAGAAGACCAGCGTTAACAGCTACAGCTGCAGCACCAGTGGCTAGAGTACCTTTAAGGAAAGATCTACGTTTCATAAGGTTTAAAACTCCCGGTTAAGGTTTAATAAAAATTTTTTTTACAGCGTATAGATGTAGTCAACGACTTTACGGATTTCGTCATCACTTAGAATTCCGTGTAATCCGAATTCAGGCATCATGCTGTTAGGCACTTTCATTGAATCAGAAGTACCCCAAACTTTGTTGTACAACTTTTGCTTGTCAGGGTAACGTAATTTCATCGCAACAAGTGCTGGCCCGATATTACCCGGTTGGGCTCCGTCACCAGCCATATGGCAGGCTAGGCAGTTCCCTTTAGAACGGCTGAAGGCAAGTTTCTTACCTTCTTCAATATCAGAGGCAGCTGGCTTGTCCGCAGCTTGAACGCTAACTGGCGCTGTCATTACGGCACACGAGACGGCGAAAGCAGTCAACAGTTGCTTCATTTTTAAATTCATTATTCTTCTCCTCCAAAAGTGTCTTTCGACGTCCCCATTATATGTTGGGTTTTATATTATTCGAGCGGTTTCGCTCTTAGGGTTGTTAGCTTACTCAGTTACTTTGCAAACGCAAGGATTTTAAATGGGGTTTGCTATAGTATTATTTAATCAACTTGTAATATTTTTTTATGTAATCTACTGGATAACCTCCTTTTGATCGTTTTCCTGTAAATTTTGCGTATATTTTGCATTGAAAAAATCGATTTGCTTATCAATGCCCTCATTTCTTTGATTGTTTATTCTTTTGGCTTCATCGATAAAGTGCCTGGCTCTGGCGTAGTTGCCGACAAACACTTGTGCCCGAGCCTGGTAGTAGTTGGCGAGCGCTTCTTTGTTTTGTTCTCGGGCAAACTGCGCCAGATAATTATTTATCTGGTATTGGTTGTGACCTTTCTCGCTGCCATCGGCCAGCACCTGCATTGCTTTCTGGTATTCGCCGGTTAATTCCAATAACTGCGCATGCCGAAGTTGCACAGCAAGGTTGTTTGGCCATAACTCTTGCTGATAGCTGATCAGTTTTAAAGCTTCGCTGATCGGCTGCTTCAGGTCGGCG
The genomic region above belongs to Thiomicrorhabdus xiamenensis and contains:
- the soxZ gene encoding thiosulfate oxidation carrier complex protein SoxZ; the encoded protein is MSIKIRMRGKSKGGVAEIKALIKHPMESGARMNKATGKPYPAKYIDMVEISVNGTKAIDAQWSGAVSANPYMAVKVKANAGDEVKVSLKDNTGATGEDSIKLK
- a CDS encoding TerB family tellurite resistance protein — translated: MFADQLTEEQRQVVFDLAANLAAADNDVSDEEIQYLKDFSVAYGIEFDLDKSELDINDALSKLDTKKARVITLQELIKLSYKDGHFGKEEQDKVFLLAQKMGLNNTDLLMRIEAWVRQGFDWVYEGEQMLNEE
- the soxY gene encoding thiosulfate oxidation carrier protein SoxY; translation: MKRRSFLKGTLATGAAAVAVNAGLLTPSTVLAADWNAKAFGAKTTDDALNAVFGSTNATASGDVQLKAPAIAENGAVTPVTVDASGIDGVESIAILASKNPMPMVCEYTFAAGAVGYVSTRIKMGETMNVIAVVNAGGKLLKAEQEVKVTIGGCGG
- the ilvD gene encoding dihydroxy-acid dehydratase, producing the protein MPQYRSKTSTHGRNMAGARALWRATGMQSEDFGKPIIAIANSFTQFVPGHVHLKDMGQLVARVIEEAGGVAKEFNTIAVDDGIAMGHDGMLYSLPSRDLIADSVEYMCNAHCADALVCISNCDKITPGMMMAAMRLNIPTIFVTGGPMESGKTVLGGEGIKLDLVDAMVMAADDHCSDSDVEEVEISACPTCGSCSGMFTANSMNCLAEALGIALPGNGTTLATHADRKHLFEEAGRRIVELAKQYYEKDDASVLPRSIATYEAFENAMALDVAMGGSTNTVLHLLAIAREAEVKFTMADMDRISRQIPCLVKVAPNSKIFHMEDVHRAGGIMRILGELDRGGLINRDVHTVHASSMGAAIDLWDIRRTDDEAINTFFRAAPGNVRTTEAFSQNKRWKSVDSDPVEGCVRDLEHAYTKEGGLAVLYGNIAQDGCIVKTAGVDESIFKFSGSARIYESQDAAVAGILGDEVKAGEVVIIRYEGPKGGPGMQEMLYPTSYLKSKGLGKECALLTDGRFSGGTSGLSIGHASPEAAEGGNIGLVEDGDMIEIDIPNRTINVQLTDEQLAERRQAMVAKGKDAWKPVKPRERKVSAALRAYAAMTTSAAFGAVRNVDQIEHNKF
- the soxA gene encoding sulfur oxidation c-type cytochrome SoxA encodes the protein MKKTLLGSLALGVTMIATSPAAFAVDPEQDRQNLVDFFKSKSPKIAFEDYKDGGYIYSADKRAQWEAVEEFPPYLDSVDAGEELYQQDQAVYEKCFGDDPANVRPHYPYFDEKTQQVVTLEWAINICREDAGLKPFKYKKGDIAKLSAYFAYQSRGQKVDVKIDSDGAREAYNKGRDMFIKPVGQLGLSCAKCHAYNAGRYARADLLSPTLGHTTHFPVFRAKWQELGTLHRRYGGCHQNMRANPFKPQSEEYRNLEFFQAYISNGLEINGPGYRQ
- the soxX gene encoding sulfur oxidation c-type cytochrome SoxX; its protein translation is MNLKMKQLLTAFAVSCAVMTAPVSVQAADKPAASDIEEGKKLAFSRSKGNCLACHMAGDGAQPGNIGPALVAMKLRYPDKQKLYNKVWGTSDSMKVPNSMMPEFGLHGILSDDEIRKVVDYIYTL